In Paenibacillus sonchi, the genomic stretch AACTCCGCTCGACTTGCATGTATTAGGCACGCCGCCAGCGTTCGTCCTGAGCCAGGATCAAACTCTCCAATTTGTATTGAAAAGAGCGATAGCTCATTTTGAAACATCTGACGAGAATTTGTATTCTCTCGATGAAATTTCTAAAGCGTGAAACACGCTGTGAAACTCATCTGTTTTGGATCTCACTTGCGTGAAATCCCACTCACTCGTTGTTCAGTTTTCAAAGATCAAGTTCTCATTTTCTTGCATCGTTGCTTGTCAGCAGCGACCTTTATAATATATCACAGCGCCCTCATTTTAGTCAACCTTTTTTTAATTTCTTTTTTTCAGTTGTCTTCCGCATGCTTTACAGCATCTTAACCGCGTCAGAGGGACGAGTTATAATTTAACACAACATTAACACAAGAGTCAACTATAAATATTCCCTCAAGTGATTTTATAATGTAAACAAGAACCCAACAAAAAAAGAGAGCATATTCGCCTCTCCTTATCCATTCGTTATTATCATTTATATTCATAAGGTATAGCGTACAGCATGACCATCCCCGGCATCCTCTGCCCAAGAAGCAATCTCTCTGATTTGTGAACGGGATACCAGCTTGCGCAGTACCAGCGGCAGTTCAGCGCCAAGCTGGCTAAGTCCGGAGTGCTGGAGCAGTTCTTTTATACTCCAGGGTTCCTTGCGGCTGCCCAGTATATTCAACAGTATGGTACAGCAATCGGACATCTTGGACATAATGGAAAATTCACAAGCCAGCAGAATAAGCTCCACTCTCTGATCCAATGTCTCTGTACTAACGGTCAACTCCTCATACAGCTTATGAACGGATGAATTCAGGCCTTTGATTTGCTCCCACACCGCCGGATCAGGAAAACAGCCTGCCTCGCTTACTTCTATACGCGCCCAGTGATACAGAGCGATCAATACACAGTTGTATGCATCCATAGTGCAGCCGGCTTCCATATACCGCTTAGATTTCACATACATATGGAGAAATCTGGAGAATTCCATAAACAGTATTCGTTCCTTAATCGGCCCCTGAAACTGGATGATCTCCCTGCGCATTTCACCGAGGATTCCCTTAGGATCCCAAATGACTTCACCCGCAATCAGACTGGTGAGGAGTTCATTGTTATCCCCTGCCATTACCGCTCTCTCCAGAGCGGAAAGACCTACATGGACCGACTGTGTGCGCCGTTCACCGGCCATGGTATGAGTAATAATTCGTTCCTTCTCCTGTTCCTCATGCAGCATCAGTACCACCATATCAAAATCATGGAGAAGCGCGCTCTGAAACGGAGCATTGCCGGTCTGGTGCAGGGCTACAGCTCCCAGTACACTCTCGTCAAACGTCTCTCCACTAAAAAGGGTCAAATTGGACAGTTCCATACTTCCCTCCATCAAATTTGGCGATTTTGCGTCTGTCAGTTATAATTCTCTTAAATATTAATATTCTACATATTCATGGCAGTTCCTCCTGGACAACCGAACTATATTTCAGTTAGGAGCAAATACTCATGAAGTTTAAATCAGCTAAAATCAACGCTTTTCGCACTTGGGGCCTGCTGCTCACCATGCTGGGAATGGGCCTGATGATCTTGGGAACGGCGGGCATCGTATTCTGGGGTTCGGCCGGAAAGGTTGTTGCTGCAATCGGGCTTGTCATCGGCCTGGTGTCTATGATTGCCAGTCTGGCGATCTATTTTTGGGCGGGCATGCTCTCAACAAGCGCCGTGCAGGTAGAATGTCCGGAATGCCACAAGCTGACCAAAATGCTGGGAAAAACGGACCGCTGTATGTTCTGCCATACCATTCTCACGATGGACCCCGCACAGGCAACGGTCACTGCGGAGCAGCTTGAAGGACAACAACTGAAACATTAGCTTATCGCATTTGCTGTCTAAAGTATGTTATATAAAAAACCAGGGGTTCCCTTAAGGGAACCCCTGTGCTGTACCTGCAATATTTACCGTCTATTCGCTAATCTGCTGCAAGGTCTCCCAAGCCTCCGGAACGGCAAAGCTGCGGTTCCAGGAGCCAATGCCTCCTAACCCGAAGGATTTGGCCAGCTCTACCCTGGCTTTTAACGAAACCTTGTCTTCTATCCAGATCTTGTGAAGGACACCGTCCTCCGTATACTCTACATAATTCTGACCTGAATCCTTATCCAGCACAGGCTTCAATTTCTTTTCAGCCAGTATTTCCTGAACGGCATTCATGCTGACGGCTTTGGAGCTGACTTTGGTTTTTCCGTCTTTTGTGGTTTCCGACCAAATGCGGGTATACAGCGGGATACCGAGTATCAGCTTTTCTGCAGGAACGTCATCCTCTTCGAGGATACGGCTTACGGATTTCTCCACCCATGGCAGCGAAGCAACAGAACCTGCGGTAGGGCTGGACGCCCAATGCTCATCGTAAGCCATGACGATCAGAAAATCGGTAACTGCGCCAAGTGCCCGGCGGTCCAGAAAGAGCGACCACATCTCACTGTTCGATTTTGGAGTCACGTCCATCGAGACAATGAGGTTTTTGGCCTGGGCCATCGGCTTCAGTTCCCGCATGAACTGCGTAACATTCTCTCCGTCCTTGGTGTAGACATTTTCAAAATCGATATTAATCCCATCAAGACCGTAAAGATCAGCATATTCAAGCATCTGCACGATGGCATTCATCCGCTTCTCATAGCTTGACAACGCCTGGGTGGTAAGGTCGGCATCGAAGCTGTTGGTCAGCAGCCCCCATACCTCCATTCCTTGCTGATGGGCCCACTGTACGTAGGCACTGTCAGCCTTGCTGCGGACGTTACCTTTTATATCGACGATCTCAAACCAGGTAGGGCTGACCACGTTAACCCCGGGGAGAGCGCCAAAATTAGCGGGGTTAGGCTTACGTTCATATACCGCTTCCCAGTAAAGATTCACAGGCTTGCCCTTCCAGCTGCGCTCTGCGCGCGAGGGAGCGGCCGGCTTCACATCGACTGCCTTTTCTCCGTCTTGGATGATATCTTTTGCTTTGACATAGCCTGTGAAGCCGCTGTCCATCTGTACGTACAGCCAGTCCTCATTGTCCGAGTTCCAAATCCTTACCACCGTTCCGGGAGACATATCGGCCACAATAGGTGCATGGATGGTCGCTTCACTGCGCAGAGGTTGGGTTTTGCCGCCTTCCTCGCCCTTGACTTTGCCAAGCGGGACCTTTTCTCCAGCGGTCATCAGCAGAACGGCTCCGGTGTCCTTATCTTCTTCCACCTCAAAGCCGTACAGATTTTCAAGCGTGTCTGCGGGCAGGTAGGTCATCCCGTTTTTTTCTTCAGGCGCCAGCCGGAGCTGGAGCGGTTTATTGTTCAGACTGGCGGTTGTAGTATCTTCTTGCATATATAAAAGCTCATTGTCTGTCGATAAGATTACAGACTTGGTATCTTCTTCATAACGGATGGATGAGTCTACATATTTCTGGAGCAGCGGAAGCGGTAAAAGCAGCGCGTCCCCGGTACCTGAAGCGGAATAGCCCGTCAGCTCTCCTTTGACAAAAACAGGCTGTTCTAACCCTTTCCAATCAGGATCGGTATGCAGACGGTTCGGCAATACATAAAAAACAACCCAGTAGGCTGCAGCAGCTATAATGACAAGTCCCAGTAAACGGCGAAAAAGACCTCCGCGTTTCTTGACGCGTCTCTGTCTCTGTCTTCTATTCAAAACGTACCTCCAGATCACTAATAGAATTATACTGCGGGGGAATCATTCTTAAGTATACGCTATCTCTAGCCCTCTGGTTGCGCAAATCTGCTGGAAGAGTTGGGCTTATTTGATAGGGTGTCATAAAAAAATCATAAAAAATCCAAAAAACGTGAGGTCTCCGTTGCCGGATTCCGCACGTTTAAAATGACTCTCACTATTCAGAAACTTATTGTGTCTTCTCTGTGCAGCATTTGCAGATTCCGTACAGCTCCATCCGCAAACCATGAATTTTGAACCCTGTCGCCTGCTCGGCACGCTGTTCCACCTCATGGAGCGATGAATAGCTGAAATCCTCAATCCGGCCGCATTCCTGGCAGATAACATGATAATGATCAGATACATTTGCATCAAAACGGCTGGAATTGTCGCCGTAGGTCAGCTCACGGACCATCCCCGCTTCCATGAACATCTTGAGGTTGTTGTACACTGTTGCCACACTCATGCTTGGAAACTGCGGCTCAAGCGCACGGTAAATATCATCTGCCGTAGGGTGATTCATCGCTTCCATCAAATACGATAGAATCGCATGACGCTGGGGCGTAATACGGACACCGGTTGTCTTCAGTTGTTCCAATGCATGCTGTACGCCACTACCCATCAATGCCACCGCCTTTTAATAAAAAACATAATAATAACTATAATGTAATTGTAAGACCGGGCTTTCGATGTTGTCAACGAAGTCATTACATTATATTGATTATTATATAATATAAATTACTTAATTCAATATTTCCTCACATTTAGGTTGCTGTTACCTTCCACATGCAGCTTAAATTCGCCGGTGCCTACTTCGCCGGAAATATTTTTTTTGTCGATGGTCAGCTCTGGAATATCAGAAACGATATCGCCATAACCGCTGGAGCCGTCCACGGTATAATTTCCGGATACGGGCAGGTACAGGTCAATATCACCTACCGCGCTGTAGATATCCCAGTTGCCTCCGAAGTCGGCAGATTGAACACGGATTTTGCCGTTGAGGGATTCAGCCTGCAGTTTCGATCTGGCTCCGTTAATCTCCAGGTTGCCGTTCTTGCTGGACAGCTCCATCTGATCTCCGCTCCCTGCAGCCGAAATATTGCCAACAGCGGTAGAAAGCTTAAGCGCCCCCGTTACATCCCAGGCCGCCATATCCCCGCCGCTTGTCGCCAAATCCACATCGCCCTGAACTGTTCTGGCACGCACAGCCCCGTTCAGTGTTTTCCCTTTGACATTGCCGAAAATACGGTGGAGGATCAATTCCCCATTTCCGGTCTCCAAATTAATATCCTCTATGGCCTCCACATTCTGCAAGGTAATGCCTCCATTCATCGTCCGCACCTCCAGATTAAAACGGCGGTCTTCAGGCAATGAAATCTCAAGATCCATCCGCGGCTGGCGTTTGCCGGAGTCTCCATAGGCTTTGCTTTTGGGGATGATTTTGATCGTATTCCCTTCAGTTACATCTACAAAGGACTGCTCCGAGATCGCCTCCGCGACAGCACCCTCCAACTGATCTATCCATACGGTTGTTGCAACTTCAATATCCTCGACAGGTGCGCGGTGAATCAGAATATCACCGTTGATGCCGTCTACAGTAATTTTGGAGGTCCCCAGCTCAACCGGAATAATGATCGGAGCCTTCTGGAACTTGCTTCCCTTGGCTTCGCCATAATCCACAGCCGCTGCGGTCAGATTAAGACTGACCCTATTCCACAGATGGAGATAATGTTCCTGTTCCGAAACAATAAACACACTGGCCGCGAGCACGACTGCAGACAGCAGCCCCCGCAAATCCATACGTGAACGGGATCGGGCTCTCCCCTGGCTCAAGTGCCGCGAGAAGAAGTATATAAGCAGATACTCCAATCCCCAGAGCACAGCTATAATCGGCCACCATTTCAATAAGATCAGCATATGGTCGGTTCCGTTTCTCCAGTCCAGAAACAAGAGAACCCCGACGGCTATGAGCAGCGCAGAAGCTGTGTATCTGCCAACCCGGCGGCTGCGCCGTTCGTTGCCGTTCTG encodes the following:
- a CDS encoding nucleotidyltransferase-like protein produces the protein MELSNLTLFSGETFDESVLGAVALHQTGNAPFQSALLHDFDMVVLMLHEEQEKERIITHTMAGERRTQSVHVGLSALERAVMAGDNNELLTSLIAGEVIWDPKGILGEMRREIIQFQGPIKERILFMEFSRFLHMYVKSKRYMEAGCTMDAYNCVLIALYHWARIEVSEAGCFPDPAVWEQIKGLNSSVHKLYEELTVSTETLDQRVELILLACEFSIMSKMSDCCTILLNILGSRKEPWSIKELLQHSGLSQLGAELPLVLRKLVSRSQIREIASWAEDAGDGHAVRYTL
- a CDS encoding DUF2614 family zinc ribbon-containing protein, with amino-acid sequence MKFKSAKINAFRTWGLLLTMLGMGLMILGTAGIVFWGSAGKVVAAIGLVIGLVSMIASLAIYFWAGMLSTSAVQVECPECHKLTKMLGKTDRCMFCHTILTMDPAQATVTAEQLEGQQLKH
- a CDS encoding glycosyl hydrolase family 18 protein, with the translated sequence MNRRQRQRRVKKRGGLFRRLLGLVIIAAAAYWVVFYVLPNRLHTDPDWKGLEQPVFVKGELTGYSASGTGDALLLPLPLLQKYVDSSIRYEEDTKSVILSTDNELLYMQEDTTTASLNNKPLQLRLAPEEKNGMTYLPADTLENLYGFEVEEDKDTGAVLLMTAGEKVPLGKVKGEEGGKTQPLRSEATIHAPIVADMSPGTVVRIWNSDNEDWLYVQMDSGFTGYVKAKDIIQDGEKAVDVKPAAPSRAERSWKGKPVNLYWEAVYERKPNPANFGALPGVNVVSPTWFEIVDIKGNVRSKADSAYVQWAHQQGMEVWGLLTNSFDADLTTQALSSYEKRMNAIVQMLEYADLYGLDGINIDFENVYTKDGENVTQFMRELKPMAQAKNLIVSMDVTPKSNSEMWSLFLDRRALGAVTDFLIVMAYDEHWASSPTAGSVASLPWVEKSVSRILEEDDVPAEKLILGIPLYTRIWSETTKDGKTKVSSKAVSMNAVQEILAEKKLKPVLDKDSGQNYVEYTEDGVLHKIWIEDKVSLKARVELAKSFGLGGIGSWNRSFAVPEAWETLQQISE
- a CDS encoding Fur family transcriptional regulator, with translation MGSGVQHALEQLKTTGVRITPQRHAILSYLMEAMNHPTADDIYRALEPQFPSMSVATVYNNLKMFMEAGMVRELTYGDNSSRFDANVSDHYHVICQECGRIEDFSYSSLHEVEQRAEQATGFKIHGLRMELYGICKCCTEKTQ
- a CDS encoding DUF4097 family beta strand repeat-containing protein encodes the protein MSPEPNDSAMLPVQEEGEYGPAVQAGEADQQQKLPFIPPRLKRRPRRKRKFIAGLLAALIPGTGHIYFGLLRKGISFIFIILLDIAALLYFSSIGMQINVPLLILLALMIPVLYFYNVFDVLQSADRLLRLPGEQDPELPPVPKPHGQRRRLVSEPGISFGLMLLLGGALLFLFQQKPVWLQYFIEHYAGVTVAAVLAACGVWLAVREIIKMLSWQNGNERRSRRVGRYTASALLIAVGVLLFLDWRNGTDHMLILLKWWPIIAVLWGLEYLLIYFFSRHLSQGRARSRSRMDLRGLLSAVVLAASVFIVSEQEHYLHLWNRVSLNLTAAAVDYGEAKGSKFQKAPIIIPVELGTSKITVDGINGDILIHRAPVEDIEVATTVWIDQLEGAVAEAISEQSFVDVTEGNTIKIIPKSKAYGDSGKRQPRMDLEISLPEDRRFNLEVRTMNGGITLQNVEAIEDINLETGNGELILHRIFGNVKGKTLNGAVRARTVQGDVDLATSGGDMAAWDVTGALKLSTAVGNISAAGSGDQMELSSKNGNLEINGARSKLQAESLNGKIRVQSADFGGNWDIYSAVGDIDLYLPVSGNYTVDGSSGYGDIVSDIPELTIDKKNISGEVGTGEFKLHVEGNSNLNVRKY